From a single Spongiibacter taiwanensis genomic region:
- the hemW gene encoding radical SAM family heme chaperone HemW — protein sequence MSISTEVRAGTDQRPTSDVRRQAPLSLYIHIPWCVRKCPYCDFNSHAQKGELPEQAYVAAMLEDLEQDLAFVQGREIQSIFIGGGTPSLFSARAYQQLFTGLKQQLRFASDIEITLEANPGTLNKEVGQERFKAYRDSGINRISIGVQSFDSNQLGKLGRIHSSDDARHAIAAAQQAGFSNFNVDLMHGLNEQSLSDALQDLQIAIDSGAPHISWYQLTIEPNTEFYNRPPLLPVENDILRIQRAGFELLEQAGFERYEVSAFARPGHRARHNLNYWQFGDYLALGAGAHGKVTGADGQVQRYQKTRKPEDYLRRAPSRTSRQERVEAVDLPFEFVMNALRLREGFSPALFEQRTGLPWSAIHAKVSVLEQRGLLESKNQHYCTTERGFALLDSVLSEFLPEA from the coding sequence ATGAGCATATCTACAGAAGTACGAGCCGGCACAGATCAGCGTCCGACGTCCGACGTCCGACGTCAGGCTCCGCTCAGTCTCTACATCCACATCCCCTGGTGCGTGCGCAAGTGCCCCTACTGCGACTTCAACTCCCACGCTCAAAAAGGAGAGCTGCCGGAGCAGGCTTACGTTGCAGCCATGTTGGAGGACCTAGAGCAGGATTTGGCATTTGTTCAGGGGCGGGAAATTCAGAGTATTTTTATCGGCGGCGGCACGCCCAGCCTGTTTAGCGCCCGAGCCTATCAGCAGCTTTTCACCGGATTAAAACAACAGCTCCGATTCGCCAGCGATATTGAAATCACCCTGGAAGCCAATCCCGGCACCTTGAACAAGGAAGTGGGCCAAGAGCGATTCAAAGCCTATCGTGACAGCGGCATTAATCGCATCTCCATCGGCGTGCAGAGCTTTGATTCAAACCAGCTCGGCAAACTGGGTCGCATTCACAGCAGCGACGATGCGCGTCACGCCATCGCCGCTGCCCAACAGGCAGGTTTCAGCAACTTTAATGTCGACCTGATGCACGGCCTGAATGAGCAAAGCCTGAGCGACGCGCTGCAGGATTTACAGATCGCCATCGACAGCGGCGCGCCCCATATTTCCTGGTATCAACTCACCATTGAGCCCAACACCGAGTTCTATAACAGACCACCCCTATTGCCGGTAGAGAATGACATTCTTCGCATTCAGCGAGCGGGATTCGAGTTGCTCGAGCAAGCGGGCTTTGAGCGCTACGAGGTGTCCGCCTTTGCCCGGCCCGGCCACCGCGCCCGCCACAATCTCAACTATTGGCAATTTGGCGATTACCTGGCGCTGGGAGCAGGCGCCCACGGCAAAGTGACCGGCGCTGATGGCCAGGTGCAACGCTACCAGAAAACCCGCAAGCCCGAAGATTATTTGAGGCGCGCGCCCTCGCGCACAAGTCGGCAAGAACGGGTCGAAGCAGTCGATCTGCCGTTCGAGTTCGTAATGAATGCCTTGCGCCTGAGGGAAGGTTTCTCGCCCGCGCTGTTTGAACAGCGCACCGGGCTACCCTGGTCCGCGATTCATGCCAAAGTAAGTGTCCTTGAGCAGCGCGGTTTGCTGGAGAGCAAGAACCAACACTATTGCACCACTGAGCGCGGCTTTGCACTGCTAGACAGCGTGCTCAGCGAGTTCTTGCCAGAAGCCTGA
- a CDS encoding metallophosphoesterase, producing MGLDTDRSLEVVLQQVAGGAKPDLLIVSGDISSDGQVDAYHRLKARLQGMAGAMVWLPGNHDDAVQMRAAIGAEIMPGSLLLEGWQFVFLNTAVPGQVGGRLAASELEKVRLAASSGMPTLIFMHHHALPVGSDWLDEQRVSNADELFSLIGGQTHIKALVCGHVHQESDQNAEGIRQISTPSSCIQFAPGSEDFALDSINPGYRCFALHGNGTFETQVKRVAGNFAVDHSARGY from the coding sequence TTGGGTCTCGATACGGATCGAAGCCTTGAGGTGGTGCTCCAGCAGGTGGCTGGTGGCGCGAAACCGGATCTGTTGATTGTCTCAGGCGATATCTCCAGCGATGGTCAGGTCGATGCCTACCACCGGTTGAAGGCGCGTTTGCAGGGGATGGCCGGTGCCATGGTTTGGCTGCCGGGCAATCACGATGATGCAGTGCAAATGCGCGCGGCAATCGGCGCCGAGATCATGCCGGGCTCGCTGCTGCTGGAAGGCTGGCAATTTGTATTTCTGAATACGGCGGTGCCGGGGCAAGTCGGTGGCCGGCTGGCGGCGAGTGAGCTGGAGAAAGTCCGGTTAGCGGCCAGCAGCGGCATGCCGACCCTGATTTTTATGCATCATCACGCCCTGCCGGTGGGCAGTGACTGGCTGGATGAGCAGCGGGTCAGCAACGCTGACGAGTTGTTTTCTCTGATCGGCGGGCAAACCCACATCAAAGCGCTGGTGTGTGGCCATGTCCATCAAGAGAGCGACCAGAACGCCGAGGGCATCCGTCAGATCTCAACCCCGTCGAGCTGTATTCAGTTTGCGCCGGGCAGTGAAGACTTTGCCCTCGACAGTATCAACCCGGGGTATCGGTGTTTTGCTTTGCACGGCAATGGCACCTTCGAAACCCAGGTGAAGCGGGTGGCGGGCAATTTCGCGGTCGATCACTCAGCGAGAGGTTATTGA
- the rho gene encoding transcription termination factor Rho: MNLTDLKAKPAQELLDIAKEIGLDNIARSRKQDIIFSILKRHAKSGEDIHGDGVLEILQDGFGFLRNADCSYLAGPDDIYVSPSQIRRFNLRTGDSISGKIRPPKEGERYFALLKVDEVNFARPEQSKNKVLFENLTPLFPNERLTLEQGNGSTEDLTGRIIDLAAPIGKGQRGLIVAPPKAGKTLMLQNIAQSIIRNNPECYVIVLLIDERPEEVTEMQRSVGAKGAEVVASTFDEPPARHVQVAEMVIEKAKRLVEHKKDVVILLDSITRLARAYNTIVPSSGKVLTGGVDAHALERPKRFFGAARNIEEGGSLTIIATALIDTGSKMDEVIYEEFKGTGNNELHLDRKIAEKRVYPAINIRRSGTRREELLTGEEELQRMWILRKLLHGMEDTPAIEFLIDKLKDTKTNSEFFDSMKRK, translated from the coding sequence ATGAATCTAACCGACCTTAAAGCCAAACCTGCCCAAGAACTGCTCGACATCGCCAAAGAAATTGGCCTCGACAACATCGCCCGCTCCCGCAAACAGGACATTATTTTTTCCATCCTGAAGCGTCACGCCAAAAGTGGCGAAGACATTCACGGTGACGGCGTACTGGAAATTCTGCAGGACGGCTTCGGATTCCTGCGCAACGCAGATTGCTCTTACCTCGCAGGTCCGGACGATATTTATGTTTCCCCCAGCCAGATACGCCGCTTCAACCTGCGCACTGGTGACAGCATCTCTGGCAAGATTCGCCCGCCCAAAGAAGGCGAGCGCTACTTTGCCCTGCTCAAGGTCGATGAAGTTAACTTTGCCCGCCCCGAGCAATCCAAGAACAAAGTACTGTTTGAAAACCTCACCCCGCTGTTCCCCAATGAGCGCCTGACGCTGGAACAGGGCAATGGCTCCACCGAAGATCTGACCGGCCGCATCATCGACCTGGCAGCGCCCATCGGTAAAGGCCAGCGCGGTCTCATCGTGGCACCGCCCAAGGCCGGTAAAACCCTGATGCTGCAGAACATCGCCCAGAGCATCATTCGCAACAACCCCGAGTGTTATGTGATCGTGCTGCTGATCGACGAGCGTCCGGAAGAAGTGACCGAGATGCAGCGCTCAGTCGGCGCCAAGGGTGCCGAGGTGGTCGCATCTACCTTCGACGAACCCCCGGCCCGTCACGTACAAGTTGCCGAGATGGTCATCGAAAAGGCCAAGCGCCTGGTTGAGCACAAGAAAGACGTGGTCATTCTGCTGGACTCCATCACCCGCCTGGCCCGGGCCTACAACACCATCGTGCCCAGCTCCGGCAAGGTTCTGACCGGCGGTGTGGATGCCCACGCCCTGGAGCGCCCCAAGCGTTTCTTCGGCGCCGCCCGTAATATTGAAGAAGGCGGCAGTCTGACCATCATCGCCACCGCCCTGATCGATACCGGCTCCAAAATGGACGAGGTTATCTACGAAGAATTTAAAGGTACCGGTAACAACGAGTTGCATCTGGACCGGAAGATCGCCGAGAAGCGGGTCTACCCCGCCATCAACATCCGCCGCTCCGGCACCCGTCGTGAAGAGCTGCTCACCGGTGAAGAAGAGCTGCAACGGATGTGGATTCTGCGCAAACTGCTCCACGGCATGGAAGACACTCCGGCGATTGAATTCCTGATCGACAAGCTCAAAGACACCAAGACCAATAGTGAATTCTTCGATTCAATGAAGAGGAAGTGA
- the ubiD gene encoding 4-hydroxy-3-polyprenylbenzoate decarboxylase, producing the protein MPHSDLRSFLDYLESQGELKRISHPVDPNLEMTEICDRVLRAGGPALLFENPVGFSMPVLANLFGTEKRVAMGMGKDNIEALHEVGELLAFLRQPDPPKGLRDAWRQLPVFKQVLNMGPKLVGKGLCQQVLLEGDAVDLSQLPIQTCWPEDAAPLITWPLVITRGPNKERQNLGIYRMQLIGKNKLIMRWLSHRGGALDFQEFKAAHPGENFPVSVALGADPATTLGAVTPVPDTLSEYAFAGLLRGEKTELCKSLSNDLQVPATAEIILEGYIAPDEMADEGPYGDHTGYYNEVDRFPVFTVTHITHRKDPIYHSTYTGRPPDEPAVLGVALNEVLVPLLRRQFPEIIDFYLPPEGCSYRMAVVTIKKQYPGHAKRVMFGVWSFLRQFMYTKFVIVCDDDVNARDWNDVIWAITTRMDPQRDTVMVEHTPIDYLDFASPVSGLGSKMGMDATNKWAGETDREWGRPIARDPAVVKRVDEMWSQIFESDG; encoded by the coding sequence ATGCCCCACTCAGACCTCAGATCCTTCCTCGACTACCTGGAATCCCAGGGCGAACTCAAACGCATCAGTCATCCCGTCGATCCCAATCTGGAAATGACCGAGATTTGCGATCGGGTGCTGCGCGCGGGTGGCCCTGCCCTGCTGTTTGAAAACCCCGTCGGTTTTTCCATGCCCGTGCTGGCCAACCTGTTTGGCACCGAGAAACGGGTGGCCATGGGGATGGGCAAGGACAATATTGAAGCCCTCCACGAGGTCGGTGAGTTGCTGGCCTTTTTGCGCCAGCCCGATCCACCCAAGGGCCTGCGGGATGCCTGGCGGCAGCTGCCGGTATTCAAGCAAGTACTGAATATGGGGCCCAAGCTGGTCGGCAAGGGTTTATGCCAACAAGTGCTGCTCGAAGGGGATGCGGTCGACCTGAGCCAACTGCCCATCCAGACCTGCTGGCCTGAGGATGCCGCGCCCCTCATTACCTGGCCATTGGTAATTACTCGCGGCCCCAATAAAGAGCGGCAGAACCTGGGTATCTACCGGATGCAGCTGATCGGCAAGAACAAGCTGATTATGCGCTGGTTGTCTCATCGCGGTGGCGCGCTGGATTTCCAAGAATTCAAAGCGGCCCACCCCGGCGAAAACTTCCCGGTGTCCGTCGCCCTGGGTGCTGACCCGGCCACCACACTCGGCGCAGTAACCCCGGTGCCAGATACCCTGAGTGAATACGCCTTTGCCGGTTTGCTGCGGGGCGAAAAGACTGAGCTCTGTAAGAGCCTCAGCAACGATCTGCAGGTACCCGCCACCGCCGAGATCATTCTGGAAGGCTACATCGCCCCCGATGAAATGGCCGACGAAGGCCCCTACGGCGACCACACCGGCTACTACAACGAAGTAGATCGCTTCCCGGTCTTCACCGTGACCCATATCACTCACCGCAAAGACCCCATTTATCACAGCACTTACACCGGCCGGCCACCGGACGAACCCGCCGTGCTCGGTGTCGCCTTAAACGAGGTGTTGGTGCCGCTGCTGCGCCGCCAGTTCCCTGAGATCATTGACTTCTATCTGCCGCCAGAAGGCTGCTCCTATCGGATGGCGGTGGTGACCATCAAAAAGCAGTACCCCGGCCACGCCAAGCGGGTGATGTTTGGCGTGTGGTCCTTCCTGCGCCAGTTTATGTACACCAAGTTTGTAATCGTCTGCGACGACGACGTAAACGCTCGGGATTGGAACGATGTGATCTGGGCCATCACCACCCGGATGGACCCCCAGCGGGATACCGTGATGGTGGAGCACACCCCCATCGATTACCTGGATTTCGCCTCCCCCGTGTCCGGCCTCGGCTCGAAGATGGGGATGGATGCCACCAACAAATGGGCGGGCGAAACGGATCGGGAATGGGGGCGGCCAATTGCCCGTGATCCGGCGGTGGTGAAGCGGGTTGACGAGATGTGGAGTCAAATATTTGAGTCTGACGGGTGA
- a CDS encoding NUDIX domain-containing protein has protein sequence MNFCPQCAQPIAEALIDGEIRRACPDTECGFVHFNNPTPVVAMIVEVEGGVVLAHNVSWPRKFYSIITGFLEAGEDPLECAKRETLEELNLHALNTELIGVYSFPQQNQVIIAYHVEAAGEIKLNEELDDYKIVAVENLKGWNMGTGLAINDWVAKRLGAP, from the coding sequence ATGAATTTTTGTCCCCAATGTGCACAACCCATTGCTGAAGCCCTGATCGACGGTGAGATTCGCCGGGCCTGCCCGGATACCGAATGCGGCTTTGTGCACTTCAATAATCCCACCCCCGTGGTCGCCATGATCGTCGAGGTAGAGGGCGGCGTGGTGCTGGCCCACAACGTCAGCTGGCCGAGGAAGTTTTACTCGATTATTACCGGCTTTCTGGAGGCTGGCGAAGACCCCTTGGAGTGCGCCAAACGAGAAACCCTGGAGGAGCTCAACCTGCATGCGCTGAATACCGAACTGATCGGCGTTTACAGCTTCCCCCAGCAAAACCAGGTCATCATCGCTTACCACGTGGAAGCAGCGGGCGAGATCAAACTGAACGAGGAGCTCGACGATTACAAAATCGTCGCCGTTGAAAACCTCAAGGGTTGGAATATGGGTACCGGCCTGGCGATTAACGACTGGGTGGCCAAGCGCCTGGGGGCTCCGTAA
- a CDS encoding DUF1249 domain-containing protein has product MSIQRYQVNLSEHLADCELNYLRLQKLLPETCVASTQLSYGLVDATVHFRITECAPYTTSIEVELAKPGNSEWASPQMSVQVYHDAGLAEVVAVQGIRVKQARQPYPNPAMLQRDEKRQLNRYLGEILCHCLAQGHSLTDPLKILEI; this is encoded by the coding sequence GTGAGCATTCAACGCTATCAAGTCAATCTGAGCGAGCATCTTGCCGATTGCGAACTCAATTACCTGCGGCTGCAAAAACTGCTGCCGGAGACCTGCGTTGCCAGTACTCAGCTGTCTTACGGGCTGGTTGATGCAACGGTCCATTTCCGCATAACGGAGTGCGCGCCGTATACCACCTCCATTGAGGTGGAGCTGGCCAAGCCTGGCAACAGCGAGTGGGCGTCGCCGCAAATGTCGGTGCAGGTCTACCACGATGCCGGCTTGGCGGAAGTGGTGGCGGTGCAGGGCATTCGGGTCAAGCAGGCCCGGCAACCCTATCCTAACCCGGCCATGTTGCAGCGGGACGAGAAGCGCCAACTCAATCGTTATCTCGGTGAGATTCTCTGCCATTGTCTGGCGCAGGGACATTCGCTGACGGACCCCTTAAAAATTTTGGAAATATGA
- the trxA gene encoding thioredoxin TrxA, which yields MSEKIVHVTDASFEDEVLKSEVPVLVDFWAEWCGPCKMIAPVLDEIASDYGDKIKVCKVDVDANAETPAKFSVRGIPTLMIFKGGNAEATKVGALSKTQLTEFVNSAL from the coding sequence ATGAGCGAGAAGATCGTTCACGTCACCGATGCCAGCTTCGAGGACGAAGTCCTCAAGTCAGAGGTGCCGGTTCTAGTCGACTTTTGGGCAGAGTGGTGCGGCCCCTGTAAGATGATCGCCCCCGTTCTGGACGAAATCGCGAGCGACTACGGCGATAAAATCAAGGTGTGTAAGGTTGATGTTGATGCCAACGCCGAAACTCCCGCCAAATTCAGTGTACGCGGCATCCCAACACTGATGATTTTCAAAGGCGGCAACGCTGAAGCCACCAAAGTTGGTGCCCTGTCAAAGACCCAACTCACCGAGTTCGTCAACAGCGCGCTGTAA
- a CDS encoding SDR family NAD(P)-dependent oxidoreductase yields MDLNLHNRIALVTGSNRGTGEIIARTLASEGATVIFHSLEAGAAAALAEEVKNAYAVWGDISTEAGCRQVAEQVTGLVGEIDILVNNYGVGSRGRWSNSCNGDWIESYQKNVLSAVRLAQQFIPEMKQRGWGRIVQLGTIGSHHPGNRMPDYYAAKGALATMSVSLTQELSDTGITVNTVSPGFIRTPELEAGFRRRAAREGWGDDWDDIQRRIVAEEFPNPCGRIAERQEVADLVAFLCSDRAGFINGQNIRIDGGAVRYV; encoded by the coding sequence ATGGATTTGAATCTGCACAATCGCATTGCCCTGGTTACCGGAAGCAATCGGGGTACCGGCGAAATTATTGCCCGCACCCTGGCGAGTGAGGGTGCCACGGTGATTTTTCACAGCCTGGAGGCGGGCGCTGCTGCCGCGCTGGCGGAAGAAGTGAAAAATGCCTACGCCGTATGGGGCGACATCAGTACCGAAGCGGGCTGTCGTCAGGTTGCCGAGCAGGTAACCGGGCTGGTCGGCGAGATCGATATTCTGGTCAACAATTACGGTGTTGGCAGTCGGGGTCGCTGGAGCAACAGCTGTAACGGTGACTGGATAGAGAGCTATCAGAAAAACGTGCTGTCTGCGGTGCGCCTGGCCCAGCAGTTTATACCGGAGATGAAGCAGCGGGGCTGGGGGCGGATTGTGCAGTTGGGCACTATTGGCAGTCATCACCCCGGTAATCGCATGCCGGACTATTACGCTGCCAAAGGCGCCTTGGCGACCATGTCAGTGAGCCTGACCCAGGAGCTCAGCGATACCGGAATAACCGTGAATACGGTCTCGCCGGGCTTTATTCGCACCCCTGAGCTGGAGGCGGGGTTTCGTCGTAGGGCAGCGCGGGAAGGCTGGGGCGATGACTGGGATGATATTCAGCGCAGGATTGTGGCGGAGGAGTTTCCCAACCCCTGTGGCCGTATTGCCGAACGCCAGGAGGTTGCCGATTTGGTGGCGTTCCTGTGCAGCGATCGGGCGGGGTTTATTAACGGCCAAAATATCCGCATTGATGGGGGTGCCGTGCGCTACGTCTGA
- a CDS encoding TolC family outer membrane protein produces MIAKRHPLYAAMLLVGLSGQVALADTLLDVYELALKNDPVLKQAEANYRANLETENIALSGLLPQVVGQAYYEDAETDSERASTTITDDGMGGTTSSIIDQKASTDSETEAYSVSLTQPIFDLPAWFTFKAGKAVSEQAKAQLAYDQQDLIVRVAEAYFNVLRAKENLDASKAEEKAANRQLEQTQQRFDVGLIAITDVHEARAVYDGIVAQRLGFEGSLAIARENLSTLTGQEHHNLWSLQDSFPIAMPEPSDRSEWVEFALANNYLLKAAGANRDSAYQNAQAKKMEHLPTVTGSFTYSKQDLDGSTTFNPTSAFATPPDSYSETEALRVTLTVPLFAGGGISAARRQAFEQYNAAQQGSINILRQVIAGTRAQHIAVNTDVQTVKARKQNIISARSALDATEAGYEVGTRNIVDVLEAQRNLYAAMRDYTNARYDYVLDVLRLKQNAGTLSPADINDLNTWLEAAGETTLSEQS; encoded by the coding sequence ATGATCGCGAAACGTCATCCCCTCTATGCCGCAATGTTGCTTGTCGGCCTGTCCGGACAAGTCGCCTTGGCCGACACGCTGCTGGATGTCTACGAACTGGCGCTCAAAAACGACCCCGTATTGAAACAGGCCGAGGCCAACTATCGGGCCAACCTGGAAACAGAGAATATCGCCCTCTCCGGCCTGCTGCCCCAGGTGGTCGGCCAGGCCTATTACGAAGACGCCGAGACCGACAGTGAGCGGGCCAGTACCACCATCACCGATGACGGCATGGGCGGCACCACCTCCAGCATCATCGACCAAAAGGCCAGCACCGACTCCGAAACCGAGGCCTACTCCGTCAGCCTGACCCAACCGATTTTTGATCTGCCCGCCTGGTTCACCTTCAAAGCCGGTAAGGCAGTCAGCGAACAAGCCAAGGCCCAACTCGCCTACGATCAACAGGACCTGATCGTTCGCGTTGCCGAGGCCTACTTCAATGTGCTCCGGGCCAAAGAAAACCTCGACGCCTCAAAGGCCGAAGAAAAAGCCGCCAATCGTCAGCTCGAGCAAACCCAACAGCGCTTCGACGTCGGCCTGATCGCCATCACTGACGTTCACGAAGCCCGGGCCGTTTACGATGGCATTGTCGCCCAGCGCCTCGGCTTTGAGGGCTCACTGGCCATTGCCCGAGAAAACCTGAGCACCCTGACTGGCCAGGAGCATCACAACCTCTGGTCCCTCCAGGACAGCTTCCCCATTGCCATGCCAGAACCCAGCGACCGCAGCGAGTGGGTCGAATTCGCCCTGGCCAACAACTACCTGCTAAAGGCCGCTGGCGCCAACCGGGATTCGGCCTACCAGAACGCCCAAGCCAAAAAGATGGAGCACCTGCCCACGGTGACCGGCAGCTTTACCTACAGCAAGCAGGACCTGGACGGCAGCACAACCTTTAACCCCACCAGCGCCTTTGCCACGCCGCCTGACAGCTATTCCGAAACCGAGGCCCTGCGCGTCACCCTGACTGTGCCGCTGTTTGCCGGCGGCGGTATCAGCGCCGCGCGCAGACAAGCTTTCGAGCAATACAATGCCGCTCAGCAGGGCAGTATTAACATCCTGCGTCAGGTTATCGCCGGCACCCGGGCCCAGCACATTGCTGTAAATACCGATGTTCAAACAGTAAAAGCGCGCAAGCAGAACATTATTTCCGCCAGAAGCGCACTGGATGCGACCGAAGCCGGTTACGAAGTGGGAACGCGTAATATTGTCGATGTGCTGGAAGCACAACGCAACCTGTATGCCGCCATGCGCGACTACACCAATGCGCGCTACGACTACGTGCTGGACGTGCTTCGGCTAAAACAAAATGCGGGCACCCTGAGCCCCGCTGACATCAACGACCTCAACACTTGGCTGGAAGCAGCGGGCGAAACCACCCTGTCAGAACAAAGCTAG
- a CDS encoding AAA family ATPase encodes MKKYLIFGNSGSGKSTVAKHIADTEHAAHLDLDTLAWQPGNPPERAPLAQSKHHIDAFIASNKSWVIEGCYADLLALAVPQATAMIYLDLPTPLCIENARARPWEPHKYPSKAAQDANLDMLIDWIGQYNQRQDCFSRSAHDTLFRRFTGRKRRYVSNERED; translated from the coding sequence TTGAAAAAGTACCTGATTTTTGGGAATTCCGGCTCGGGAAAATCAACCGTGGCCAAACACATTGCTGATACCGAACACGCCGCCCATTTGGACCTGGACACGCTGGCCTGGCAGCCCGGCAATCCCCCAGAAAGGGCGCCGCTGGCACAATCAAAACACCACATTGATGCCTTTATCGCCAGCAACAAAAGCTGGGTGATTGAGGGTTGTTACGCCGACTTACTCGCGCTCGCAGTGCCCCAGGCCACCGCGATGATCTACCTCGATCTGCCCACACCGCTGTGCATTGAAAATGCCAGGGCACGCCCCTGGGAGCCCCACAAATACCCATCCAAAGCGGCCCAAGATGCCAATCTCGATATGCTGATTGACTGGATCGGCCAGTATAATCAGCGCCAGGACTGCTTTTCACGCTCTGCGCATGACACCCTGTTTCGCCGCTTTACCGGCCGCAAACGGCGTTATGTCAGCAATGAACGCGAGGATTGA
- a CDS encoding DUF5062 family protein yields the protein MKKLDNEKELVRKALTIGTAYAEKRGAAKFEEGDSANERLEFIYRLLVRDKLIQPMPELQVSQQSIRHRLALWAASLDKKK from the coding sequence ATGAAGAAACTCGACAACGAGAAAGAACTGGTACGCAAGGCCCTGACCATCGGCACCGCTTATGCGGAAAAACGCGGCGCAGCGAAATTTGAAGAAGGTGACTCCGCCAACGAACGACTGGAGTTTATCTACCGTCTTCTGGTGCGGGATAAACTGATTCAACCCATGCCGGAGCTACAAGTCTCCCAGCAATCGATTCGCCATCGCCTGGCACTGTGGGCAGCGTCGCTGGACAAGAAAAAGTAG
- the waaA gene encoding lipid IV(A) 3-deoxy-D-manno-octulosonic acid transferase gives MSRTLYSALLYLLCPLILLRLWLRGRKAPAYRLRFAERFGYLRQRPQANGLWVHAVSVGETIAAAPLILHFLDNYPELPVVVTTMTPTGSERVKALFGDRVFHCYAPYDLPGVVNRFLNTTQPGAAVIMETEVWPNMVCQTAARGIPVLLANGRMSARSAKGYGRFSSLVQPAFAAFDQVLAQSEDDARRFIALGARPESVAVSGSVKFDVTIGPELATRAAALRGSLEGRPVWVAASTHHGEDEILLAVHRQLLTTFPDLLLVLVPRHPERFSQVAELVASSSLGYSRRSAVGDSVAISCSVLLGDTMGELMLLLGAGDLAFVGGSLIARGGHNSLEPAAWGIPVITGESDFNFAEISALLQASGGLVKVSGESEMAEVIARWLADPQERRRCGAAAKGVVEANRGALARLIAAVDGALAK, from the coding sequence ATGTCGCGAACTCTCTACAGCGCTCTGCTCTATTTGCTCTGCCCGCTAATTTTACTGCGCCTTTGGTTGAGAGGTCGCAAGGCGCCGGCTTACCGCCTGCGGTTTGCCGAGCGCTTCGGTTACTTGCGCCAGCGGCCACAGGCCAATGGGCTCTGGGTCCATGCGGTCTCTGTTGGCGAAACGATTGCTGCCGCGCCGCTGATCCTGCACTTCCTCGACAATTACCCTGAGTTACCCGTGGTGGTAACCACCATGACCCCGACGGGGTCTGAGCGGGTTAAGGCCTTGTTCGGGGATCGGGTTTTTCATTGCTACGCGCCCTACGATCTGCCCGGTGTGGTAAATCGCTTTCTCAATACGACACAGCCCGGTGCTGCGGTGATTATGGAAACGGAGGTGTGGCCGAACATGGTATGCCAGACCGCCGCTCGGGGTATTCCCGTGCTGCTGGCAAATGGGCGGATGTCGGCGCGCTCTGCCAAGGGGTATGGCCGGTTTTCCAGCTTGGTTCAGCCCGCTTTTGCCGCGTTCGATCAGGTATTGGCCCAGTCCGAGGATGATGCCCGCCGGTTTATCGCGCTGGGTGCGCGGCCAGAGAGCGTCGCGGTCTCCGGCAGTGTGAAATTCGATGTCACCATCGGCCCGGAGCTGGCCACCCGTGCCGCCGCGCTGCGCGGCAGTCTGGAGGGGCGGCCGGTGTGGGTCGCCGCCAGCACCCATCACGGCGAAGACGAAATCTTGCTGGCGGTGCATCGTCAGTTGTTGACGACCTTTCCCGATTTACTGCTGGTGCTGGTGCCGCGCCACCCGGAGCGTTTTTCCCAGGTGGCTGAGTTAGTGGCGTCGAGCTCGCTCGGATATTCCCGGCGCAGTGCCGTCGGCGACTCGGTCGCCATCAGTTGTAGCGTGTTGCTCGGCGATACGATGGGTGAATTGATGTTGCTGCTAGGTGCGGGTGATCTGGCCTTTGTTGGCGGCAGTCTGATTGCCAGGGGCGGTCACAACAGTCTGGAGCCGGCGGCCTGGGGTATACCGGTGATTACCGGCGAGAGCGATTTTAACTTTGCCGAGATTAGTGCGTTGCTGCAGGCTTCCGGCGGCTTGGTCAAGGTGTCAGGTGAGTCGGAAATGGCAGAGGTGATTGCCCGCTGGTTGGCAGATCCGCAAGAACGGCGTCGATGCGGCGCCGCGGCAAAGGGGGTCGTGGAGGCCAACCGCGGCGCCCTGGCGCGCCTGATTGCCGCGGTGGATGGCGCCCTCGCCAAGTAA